The following coding sequences lie in one Cupriavidus sp. WKF15 genomic window:
- the glyQ gene encoding glycine--tRNA ligase subunit alpha: MLTFQQMILTLQAYWDRQGCALLQPIDLEVGAGTSHVHTFLRAIGPEPWRAAYVQPSRRPKDGRYGENPNRLQHYYQYQVVLKPAPENILELYLGSLEALGLDLKQNDIRFVEDDWENPTLGAWGLGWEVWLNGMEVTQFTYFQQVGGIDCKPITGEITYGIERLAMYLQKVENVYDLVWTEWEENGEMRRLTYGDVYHQNEVEQSTYNFEHSNTEILFRHFAEHEGEAKRLMGDTGKPDDSGAAAQAGTGPRLALPAYEQVLKAAHTFNLLDARGAISVTERAAYIGRIRNLSRQVAQAYYDSREALGFPMCGGAKA; the protein is encoded by the coding sequence ATGCTGACCTTCCAACAAATGATTCTGACCCTGCAGGCCTACTGGGACCGGCAGGGCTGCGCACTCCTGCAACCCATCGATCTGGAGGTCGGCGCGGGGACTTCGCACGTGCACACCTTCCTGCGCGCGATCGGACCGGAGCCCTGGCGCGCGGCCTACGTACAGCCGTCGCGCCGGCCCAAGGACGGCCGCTACGGCGAGAACCCGAACCGCCTGCAGCACTACTACCAGTACCAGGTGGTGCTCAAGCCCGCGCCGGAAAACATCCTCGAGCTGTACCTCGGCTCGCTCGAAGCGCTGGGCCTGGACCTGAAGCAGAACGACATCCGCTTCGTCGAAGACGACTGGGAGAACCCCACCCTGGGCGCATGGGGCCTGGGCTGGGAAGTCTGGCTCAACGGCATGGAGGTGACGCAGTTCACCTACTTCCAGCAAGTCGGCGGCATCGACTGCAAGCCCATCACGGGCGAAATCACCTATGGCATCGAACGCCTGGCCATGTACCTGCAGAAGGTCGAGAACGTCTACGACCTGGTGTGGACCGAGTGGGAAGAGAACGGCGAAATGCGCCGCCTGACCTATGGCGATGTCTACCACCAGAACGAGGTCGAGCAGTCCACGTACAACTTTGAGCACAGCAACACCGAAATCCTGTTCCGCCATTTCGCCGAGCATGAAGGCGAAGCGAAGCGCCTGATGGGCGATACGGGCAAGCCGGACGACAGCGGCGCCGCAGCGCAAGCCGGAACCGGCCCGCGCCTGGCCCTGCCCGCCTATGAACAGGTGCTCAAGGCCGCCCACACGTTCAACCTGCTGGACGCACGCGGCGCGATTTCCGTGACCGAGCGTGCCGCGTATATCGGCCGCATCCGCAACCTCTCGCGCCAGGTGGCACAGGCCTACTACGATTCGCGCGAAGCACTGGGCTTCCCGATGTGCGGCGGGGCCAAGGCATGA
- the miaB gene encoding tRNA (N6-isopentenyl adenosine(37)-C2)-methylthiotransferase MiaB gives MKKVFVKTYGCQMNEYDSDKMVDVLNASQGLEPTDNVEDADVILFNTCSVREKAQEKVFSELGRMKALKAVKPDLVIGVGGCVASQEGASIVSRAPYVDVVFGPQTLHRLPDLIARRQRTGQSQVDISFPEIEKFDHLPPARVEGPSAFVSIMEGCSKYCSYCVVPYTRGEEVSRPFEDVLAEVAGLAEQGVREVTLLGQNVNAYRGAMGGTSEIADFALLIEYVAEIPGIERIRYTTSHPKEFTSRLVDLYGRCDKLVNHLHLPVQHASDRVLMAMKRGYSVLEYKSIVRRLRALRPDMSMSSDFIVGFPGETDADFDKLMAMIEEIGYDTSFSFIFSPRPGTPAANLHDDTPHEVKLRRLQHLQATIEENVQRISRNMVGTVQRILVEGPARKDPTELHGRTENNRVVNFALPGVPQAQRDRMIGQMVEVSITQAFPHSLRGEIVVRQ, from the coding sequence ATGAAGAAAGTATTTGTGAAAACGTACGGCTGTCAGATGAACGAGTATGACTCGGACAAGATGGTCGACGTCCTGAACGCCAGCCAGGGGCTGGAACCCACCGACAACGTCGAAGACGCCGACGTGATCCTGTTCAATACCTGCTCGGTGCGCGAAAAGGCGCAGGAGAAGGTGTTCTCCGAGCTGGGCCGCATGAAGGCGCTCAAGGCCGTGAAGCCCGACCTCGTGATCGGCGTCGGCGGCTGCGTGGCCAGCCAGGAGGGCGCCAGCATCGTCTCGCGCGCACCGTATGTCGACGTGGTGTTCGGCCCGCAGACGCTGCACCGCCTGCCCGACCTGATCGCGCGCCGCCAGCGCACCGGCCAGTCGCAGGTCGATATCTCGTTCCCCGAGATCGAGAAGTTCGACCACCTGCCGCCGGCCCGCGTCGAAGGCCCGAGCGCCTTCGTCTCGATCATGGAAGGCTGCTCGAAGTACTGCAGCTACTGCGTGGTCCCCTACACGCGCGGCGAGGAAGTCTCGCGCCCGTTCGAGGACGTGCTGGCCGAAGTGGCCGGGCTGGCCGAACAGGGCGTGCGCGAAGTCACGCTGCTGGGCCAGAACGTCAACGCCTATCGCGGCGCCATGGGCGGCACCAGCGAGATCGCCGACTTCGCGCTGCTGATCGAGTACGTGGCCGAGATCCCCGGCATCGAGCGCATCCGCTACACCACCAGCCACCCGAAGGAATTCACGAGCCGCCTGGTCGATCTGTACGGCCGCTGCGACAAGCTCGTCAACCACCTGCACCTGCCGGTGCAGCATGCGTCCGACCGCGTGCTGATGGCGATGAAGCGCGGCTACAGCGTGCTCGAGTACAAGAGCATCGTGCGCCGGCTGCGCGCGCTGCGCCCCGACATGTCGATGTCGTCGGACTTCATCGTCGGCTTCCCCGGCGAAACCGACGCCGACTTCGACAAGCTGATGGCCATGATCGAAGAGATCGGCTACGACACCTCGTTCTCGTTCATCTTCAGCCCGCGCCCCGGCACGCCCGCGGCCAATTTGCATGACGACACGCCGCACGAGGTGAAGCTGCGCCGCCTGCAACACCTGCAGGCCACGATCGAGGAGAACGTGCAGCGCATCAGCCGCAACATGGTCGGCACGGTGCAGCGCATCCTGGTCGAAGGCCCGGCACGCAAGGACCCGACCGAACTGCACGGCCGCACCGAGAACAACCGCGTGGTCAACTTCGCGCTGCCGGGCGTGCCCCAGGCGCAGCGCGACCGCATGATCGGCCAGATGGTCGAGGTGTCGATCACGCAGGCGTTCCCGCACTCGCTGCGCGGTGAGATCGTGGTGCGGCAATGA
- a CDS encoding PhoH family protein: MKIPTAEFVAPRDDNTRLQNLCGPLDENLRQIEQALDVNIQRRGHRMTVRGTNAQDAAAALERFYNEARTALSIDDVQLGLVETRQISAHGGYLPQADDENAPPGFEDDSPVLHTRRPGLQGRTVTQREYLRHILSHDLTLGVGPAGTGKTYLAVACAVDALERDTVKRIVLTRPAVEAGERLGFLPGDLAQKVDPYLRPLYDALYDLLGFDRTQKMFERQMIEIAPLAYMRGRTLNHAFIILDEAQNTTPEQMKMFLTRIGFGSKAVITGDTTQIDLPRGQKSGLVEAQHVLREVRGVAFTRFSSIDVVRHPLVARIVDAYDEYHAQHKDA, from the coding sequence ATGAAGATTCCTACCGCAGAATTCGTCGCCCCGCGCGACGACAACACCCGGCTGCAGAACCTGTGCGGCCCGCTCGACGAGAACCTGCGCCAGATCGAACAGGCACTCGATGTGAACATCCAGCGCCGCGGCCACCGCATGACGGTGCGCGGGACCAACGCGCAGGATGCCGCAGCCGCGCTGGAGCGCTTCTACAACGAGGCGCGCACCGCGCTGTCGATCGACGACGTGCAGCTCGGCCTGGTGGAAACGCGCCAGATCTCCGCGCACGGCGGCTACCTGCCGCAAGCCGACGACGAGAATGCTCCCCCCGGGTTCGAGGACGATTCCCCGGTGCTGCACACGCGGCGCCCGGGCCTGCAGGGCCGTACCGTCACGCAGCGCGAGTACCTGCGCCACATCCTGTCGCACGACCTGACCCTGGGCGTGGGCCCGGCGGGCACGGGCAAGACCTATCTCGCGGTGGCGTGCGCGGTCGATGCGCTCGAGCGCGACACGGTCAAGCGCATCGTGCTGACGCGTCCGGCCGTGGAAGCGGGCGAGCGCCTGGGCTTCCTGCCCGGCGACCTCGCGCAGAAGGTCGACCCGTACCTGCGTCCGCTGTATGACGCGCTGTACGACCTGCTCGGCTTCGACCGCACGCAGAAGATGTTCGAGCGCCAGATGATCGAGATCGCGCCGCTCGCTTACATGCGCGGACGCACGCTCAACCATGCCTTCATCATCCTGGACGAGGCGCAGAACACCACGCCCGAGCAGATGAAGATGTTCCTCACGCGCATCGGCTTCGGTTCCAAGGCGGTGATCACCGGCGACACCACGCAGATCGACCTGCCGCGCGGGCAGAAGAGCGGCCTGGTCGAGGCCCAGCACGTGCTGCGCGAGGTGCGCGGCGTTGCGTTCACGCGCTTTTCCAGCATCGACGTCGTGCGCCACCCGCTGGTGGCCCGCATCGTCGACGCCTATGACGAATATCACGCCCAGCACAAGGACGCGTAA
- the ybeY gene encoding rRNA maturation RNase YbeY: protein MKSKKANANSSGVSLTLFDDEGRARKSAAHAVRVQLPDGRSLTLDLSQAADGVVALLAEHTDTRQQAGLLVRPDNSDALSVAVTATPVVTTTGTPATPPALDLEVQQGDGVGKRAGLPARRQIETWVTSALYADAALTVRFVGEDEGRTLNRTYRGKDYATNVLTFAYAENEDDPVTGDIVLCCPVVEAEAREQRKPLEAHYAHLIVHGVLHAQGYEHDDDAEAEEMEAIETETLQALGYDDPYRNDRKPVAH, encoded by the coding sequence GTGAAATCCAAGAAAGCCAATGCCAATTCTTCCGGCGTCAGCCTGACCCTGTTCGATGACGAGGGCCGTGCGCGCAAGAGCGCAGCCCATGCCGTGCGCGTGCAACTGCCCGACGGCCGCAGCCTGACCCTCGACCTGTCGCAGGCCGCCGACGGCGTGGTGGCCCTGCTGGCCGAGCATACCGACACCCGCCAGCAGGCCGGCCTGCTGGTACGCCCGGACAATAGCGATGCGCTGTCGGTCGCCGTGACCGCCACGCCGGTCGTCACCACGACGGGCACCCCCGCCACGCCGCCCGCGCTGGACCTGGAGGTGCAGCAAGGCGACGGCGTCGGCAAGCGCGCCGGCCTGCCTGCACGCAGGCAGATCGAGACCTGGGTGACATCGGCGCTGTACGCCGACGCCGCGCTCACCGTTCGCTTCGTCGGCGAAGACGAGGGCCGCACGCTCAACCGCACCTACCGCGGCAAGGACTACGCCACCAATGTGCTGACCTTTGCGTACGCCGAGAATGAGGACGACCCGGTGACCGGCGACATCGTGCTGTGCTGCCCCGTGGTGGAAGCCGAAGCGCGCGAGCAGCGCAAGCCGCTCGAAGCGCACTACGCGCACCTGATCGTGCATGGCGTACTGCACGCGCAAGGCTACGAGCACGATGACGATGCCGAAGCCGAGGAAATGGAAGCGATCGAGACCGAAACGCTCCAGGCCCTGGGCTATGACGATCCTTACCGCAACGACCGCAAGCCGGTCGCGCACTGA
- a CDS encoding ClcB-like voltage-gated chloride channel protein gives MRFRFLEDQEVTLFAAIPVGILAAIATTLFKEALERAGVVLFSSNADIVAVFAGLALAWRIVVPAAGGALAGLLLAAANRFAGSGGATDYMEAVANGSGRLPVRVTLLRSLSSFCSIVSGSSVGKEGAMIQLAALCGSLFPSTRIGRPDGASNMGRMLTACGAAAGLATVYHTPLSAAVFVAEVVFGALAVQRLMPLFLASVAGAMVSQWHSGLQPLYPGLHIAPDLRPQLIVAAAGLGVAAGVVGALFLRAASKARGRFAHVPGGPVARLALGGALVGVLAMGVPEVVGNGYSTIQTILQEQPLTVSVGLVLLAKLAATVISMGSGAVGGVFTPSLFVGAALGQLLALAMQAVMPGAPASPVLPLVGMSAFLAATSQAPLMSVLMVFEMTLAPALLLPSMIGAVAAYYTASRCQTLSLYSVIAERAQASAAAEHARAMTLAGLCDPTDTTLAPDVSLAAAADKFAETGTRYLYLVGADGRLLGALSIHALQRAQREGSTTGVLALAERDFPALTPESRLRDALEVFAAHGINRIPLVRDAGSRELMGTVSKQRVLQEASCLF, from the coding sequence ATGCGGTTCCGTTTCCTCGAAGACCAGGAAGTCACGCTGTTCGCGGCGATCCCGGTCGGCATACTTGCAGCCATTGCGACGACCCTGTTCAAGGAAGCGCTGGAACGGGCCGGTGTCGTGCTCTTCTCGAGCAATGCCGATATCGTCGCGGTATTTGCCGGACTGGCGCTGGCGTGGCGCATCGTCGTGCCGGCGGCAGGCGGGGCGCTCGCCGGCCTGCTGCTCGCGGCCGCCAACCGGTTCGCCGGCAGTGGCGGCGCGACCGACTACATGGAAGCCGTGGCCAACGGCAGCGGCCGCCTGCCCGTGCGCGTCACGCTGCTGCGCTCGCTGTCGTCGTTCTGTTCGATCGTCAGCGGCAGCTCGGTCGGCAAGGAAGGCGCCATGATCCAGCTCGCCGCCCTGTGCGGCTCGCTGTTTCCGTCGACGCGCATCGGCCGGCCCGATGGCGCCTCGAACATGGGCCGCATGTTGACGGCCTGCGGTGCCGCCGCCGGCCTGGCCACGGTCTACCACACGCCGCTCTCGGCGGCCGTGTTCGTGGCCGAAGTGGTGTTCGGCGCACTGGCGGTGCAACGGCTGATGCCGCTGTTCCTGGCTTCCGTGGCCGGCGCGATGGTCAGCCAGTGGCATAGTGGCCTGCAGCCGCTGTATCCCGGCCTGCACATTGCGCCCGACCTGCGCCCGCAACTGATCGTGGCTGCAGCTGGACTGGGCGTGGCGGCCGGTGTCGTCGGCGCGCTGTTCCTGCGCGCCGCAAGCAAGGCGCGCGGGCGCTTCGCGCACGTGCCCGGCGGGCCGGTAGCGCGGCTGGCCCTGGGCGGCGCGCTCGTCGGCGTGCTGGCCATGGGCGTCCCGGAAGTGGTTGGCAATGGCTACTCCACTATCCAGACCATCCTGCAGGAGCAGCCGCTGACGGTCTCGGTCGGGCTGGTGCTGCTGGCCAAGCTGGCGGCCACGGTCATCAGCATGGGCTCCGGCGCTGTCGGCGGCGTGTTCACGCCGTCGCTGTTCGTCGGCGCCGCGCTGGGGCAGCTGCTGGCGCTGGCGATGCAGGCCGTGATGCCCGGCGCGCCGGCATCGCCGGTGCTGCCCCTGGTCGGCATGAGCGCATTTCTCGCGGCGACCAGCCAGGCGCCGCTGATGTCGGTGCTGATGGTGTTCGAGATGACGCTGGCGCCGGCACTGCTGCTGCCCTCGATGATCGGCGCCGTGGCCGCGTACTACACGGCGTCGCGCTGCCAGACGCTGTCGCTCTACAGCGTGATTGCCGAGCGCGCGCAGGCCTCGGCCGCGGCAGAGCACGCGCGCGCCATGACGCTGGCCGGGCTGTGCGATCCGACTGATACCACGCTGGCGCCCGATGTCTCGCTTGCCGCCGCGGCCGACAAGTTTGCCGAGACCGGCACGCGCTACCTGTACCTGGTCGGGGCCGATGGTCGGCTGCTGGGCGCCCTGTCAATCCATGCGCTGCAGCGCGCGCAGCGCGAAGGTTCCACTACCGGCGTGCTGGCGCTGGCCGAGCGCGATTTCCCCGCGCTGACGCCGGAATCGCGGCTGCGCGACGCGCTGGAGGTCTTTGCGGCCCATGGCATCAACCGGATTCCGCTGGTGCGCGATGCCGGCAGCCGGGAGCTGATGGGGACGGTGTCCAAGCAGCGTGTGCTGCAGGAGGCATCCTGCCTGTTTTAG
- a CDS encoding DEAD/DEAH box helicase codes for MSFSELGLSDKLVRAVAEQGYNTPTPIQAQAIPAILKGGDLLAGAQTGTGKTAGFTLPMLQLLSDSGTQRQGRPAVRALVLTPTRELAAQVEESVRNYGKYLRLRSMVMFGGVGINPQIEQLRRGVDIVVATPGRLLDHVAQRTIDLASVELLVLDEADRMLDMGFIHDIRKILNVLPPKRQNLLFSATFSDEIRALADRLLNNPASIEVARRNTTAETVAQRVYPVDRERKRELLAHLVRQNDWHQVLVFTRTKHGANRLAEQLTKDGLSALAIHGNKSQSARTRALSEFKAGTLRLLVATDIAARGIDIDQLPHVVNFDLPNVPEDYVHRIGRTGRAGAEGEAISLVCVDEHGLLRDIERLIKRKLEQTVLTGFEVDPSIAAEPIQKGRQQRGAQGGGGQGGGRGRAQPKPAAAKPAQGQSRPRPAQNAPRGGASQAGGESGRGQGGAGRNAGQAQPRNPQRSGGQPRPAQEAAGAPARNRRPAPQAALLGGTPAKPAR; via the coding sequence ATGTCTTTCTCCGAACTCGGCTTGTCCGACAAGCTTGTGCGGGCCGTGGCCGAACAGGGCTACAACACCCCGACTCCCATCCAGGCCCAGGCAATCCCCGCCATCCTCAAGGGCGGCGACCTGCTTGCCGGGGCCCAGACCGGTACCGGCAAGACCGCCGGCTTCACGCTGCCGATGCTGCAGCTGCTCTCCGACTCGGGCACGCAGCGCCAGGGCCGGCCGGCGGTGCGCGCGCTGGTGCTGACCCCGACGCGGGAACTTGCCGCGCAGGTCGAGGAAAGCGTGCGCAACTACGGCAAGTACCTGAGGCTGCGCTCCATGGTCATGTTCGGCGGGGTTGGCATCAACCCGCAGATCGAGCAGTTGCGCCGTGGCGTGGACATCGTCGTGGCAACGCCGGGCCGCCTGCTGGACCACGTGGCCCAGCGCACGATCGACCTCGCGAGCGTAGAGCTGCTGGTGCTCGACGAAGCCGACCGCATGCTCGACATGGGCTTCATCCATGACATCCGCAAGATCCTCAACGTGCTGCCGCCGAAGCGCCAGAACCTGCTGTTCTCGGCGACGTTCTCGGACGAGATCCGCGCGCTGGCGGACCGTCTGCTGAACAACCCGGCTTCGATCGAGGTCGCGCGTCGCAACACCACGGCCGAGACTGTGGCCCAGCGTGTGTATCCGGTGGACCGCGAGCGCAAGCGCGAACTGCTGGCGCACCTGGTGCGTCAGAACGACTGGCACCAGGTGCTGGTATTCACGCGAACCAAGCACGGCGCCAACCGGCTCGCCGAGCAGCTGACCAAGGATGGCCTGTCGGCACTGGCGATCCACGGCAACAAGAGCCAGTCGGCACGCACGCGCGCGCTGTCCGAGTTCAAGGCCGGCACGCTGCGCCTGCTGGTCGCGACCGATATCGCCGCGCGCGGCATCGACATCGACCAGCTGCCGCACGTGGTCAACTTCGACCTGCCCAACGTGCCCGAAGACTATGTGCACCGCATCGGCCGCACCGGCCGCGCCGGTGCCGAGGGCGAGGCGATCTCGCTGGTCTGCGTGGACGAGCACGGCCTGCTGCGCGATATCGAACGCCTGATCAAGCGCAAGCTCGAGCAGACGGTGCTGACCGGGTTCGAGGTGGACCCCAGCATTGCGGCGGAGCCGATCCAGAAGGGCCGCCAGCAGCGTGGCGCCCAGGGCGGCGGCGGACAAGGCGGTGGACGTGGCCGTGCCCAGCCAAAGCCGGCGGCGGCCAAGCCGGCGCAGGGCCAGTCGCGTCCGCGTCCGGCCCAGAACGCGCCGCGTGGCGGCGCCAGCCAGGCCGGCGGCGAATCCGGCCGCGGGCAGGGCGGCGCAGGCCGCAATGCCGGGCAGGCCCAGCCGCGCAACCCGCAACGCAGCGGCGGCCAGCCGCGGCCGGCGCAGGAAGCAGCCGGCGCCCCGGCGCGCAACCGCCGTCCGGCGCCACAGGCCGCACTGCTTGGCGGCACCCCGGCCAAGCCCGCACGCTGA
- the lnt gene encoding apolipoprotein N-acyltransferase has translation MKRQAPVLAGTPGTARERVSTAILARLLLAGMLGIAHTQAFAPHDWWWLQILSLAGLAAMIADAPRARVAAATGYAFGLGWFLSGIWWLYISMHVYGEMPAWMAALAVVLFSAFLSLYPALAAAAWHRLATRLPRLSIWSPLAFGAAWGLSEWLRGVVFTGFPWLSGGYAHTDGPLAGFAPLLGVYGIGALAATVAALLVLAVRASARRAASRGLAAAVLGAALPVSGAALAPLAWTTPAGSPITVRLLQGNVPQDIKFEQAGVQRSIELYRDMITATPADLIVTPETAFPVILQDLPVEVAMAMRDFMEKSGTTVLFGAAGADSPVDFTNSVFGIGPQSRGLYRYNKHHLVPFGEFIPLGFHWFVDMMKMPLGDFRRGGLDQPPMPVRGVHVAPNICYEDLFGEEIAQSLRHQSAPANMMVNLTNLAWFGDTIALDQHLQISRMRALEMRRPMLRATNTGMTAVVTPDGKVQARLPTFTVDALTASVQGMEGLTPYIRWGNVPVLAWIAAVLAVAAWRARRAR, from the coding sequence ATGAAGCGCCAGGCCCCTGTGCTGGCCGGCACGCCCGGCACGGCGCGCGAGCGCGTCTCCACGGCAATCCTTGCGCGCCTGCTATTGGCGGGCATGCTCGGCATCGCCCACACCCAGGCCTTCGCCCCGCATGACTGGTGGTGGCTGCAGATCCTGTCGCTGGCCGGCCTGGCCGCGATGATCGCCGATGCGCCGCGCGCTCGCGTGGCAGCCGCTACCGGCTATGCCTTCGGCCTGGGCTGGTTCCTGTCCGGCATCTGGTGGCTCTACATCAGCATGCATGTCTACGGCGAGATGCCGGCCTGGATGGCCGCGCTGGCCGTGGTGCTGTTCAGCGCCTTCCTGTCGCTCTATCCGGCGCTGGCCGCCGCGGCATGGCACCGCCTGGCCACGCGCCTGCCGCGGCTGTCGATCTGGAGTCCGCTGGCCTTCGGCGCGGCGTGGGGACTGTCGGAGTGGCTGCGCGGCGTGGTCTTTACCGGATTCCCTTGGCTGTCGGGCGGCTATGCGCATACCGATGGCCCGCTGGCCGGCTTTGCGCCGTTGCTCGGCGTGTACGGCATTGGCGCGCTGGCGGCCACCGTGGCCGCACTGCTGGTGCTGGCCGTGCGCGCATCCGCGCGGCGCGCCGCCAGCCGCGGACTGGCTGCCGCCGTGCTCGGCGCGGCCCTGCCGGTCTCGGGCGCGGCCCTGGCGCCGCTGGCATGGACCACGCCGGCAGGCAGCCCGATCACGGTCAGGCTGCTGCAAGGCAACGTGCCGCAGGACATCAAGTTCGAGCAGGCCGGCGTGCAGCGCTCGATCGAACTCTATCGGGACATGATCACAGCCACGCCAGCCGACCTGATCGTGACGCCGGAAACCGCGTTTCCGGTCATCCTGCAGGACTTGCCGGTCGAGGTCGCCATGGCCATGCGCGACTTCATGGAGAAGTCCGGCACCACCGTGCTGTTCGGCGCCGCCGGCGCCGATTCGCCGGTCGACTTCACCAACAGCGTGTTCGGCATTGGCCCGCAGTCACGCGGGCTCTACCGCTACAACAAGCACCATCTGGTGCCGTTCGGCGAATTCATTCCGCTTGGATTCCACTGGTTCGTCGACATGATGAAGATGCCGCTCGGCGACTTCCGCCGCGGCGGGCTGGACCAGCCGCCGATGCCCGTGCGCGGCGTGCACGTGGCGCCCAATATCTGCTACGAGGATCTGTTCGGCGAGGAAATCGCCCAGTCGCTGCGACACCAGTCCGCGCCCGCGAACATGATGGTGAACCTGACCAACCTGGCCTGGTTCGGCGACACGATCGCGCTGGACCAGCATCTGCAGATCTCACGCATGCGCGCGCTGGAAATGCGCCGCCCGATGCTGCGCGCGACCAATACCGGCATGACGGCCGTGGTGACGCCGGACGGCAAGGTGCAGGCGCGCTTGCCGACCTTCACCGTCGATGCACTGACGGCCTCGGTGCAAGGCATGGAGGGCCTGACGCCCTATATTCGCTGGGGAAATGTGCCGGTGCTGGCGTGGATTGCAGCCGTGTTGGCGGTGGCTGCCTGGCGCGCGCGGCGCGCACGCTGA
- a CDS encoding transporter associated domain-containing protein, with protein MNDPYPSSKPAQFKQSDRPRSLLERLTDLISPEPESRAELLAVLQDAHERNLIDADSLSMIEGVFQVSELTARDIMVQRSQMDMVNIADVPQTFIPFMQHTAHSRFPVYEGSRDNIIGILLAKDLLRYYTDEQFDLRETLRPAVFIPESKRLNILLREFRNNRNHIAIVVDEYGGVAGLVTIEDVLEQIVGDIEDEFDLDEDQDNILPLPDGGWRVHGLTEISQFNEVFGTAFSDHDVDTVGGLLSNHLGHVPHRGEIITLPPVRFEVLRADARQVHLLLVHRESPANHLADA; from the coding sequence ATGAACGACCCCTATCCCAGTTCGAAGCCTGCCCAATTCAAGCAGTCCGATCGTCCCCGATCGCTTCTCGAACGCCTGACAGACCTGATTTCCCCTGAGCCCGAATCCCGCGCGGAGTTGCTTGCCGTGCTCCAGGATGCGCACGAGCGCAACCTGATCGACGCCGATTCGCTCTCCATGATCGAGGGCGTGTTCCAGGTCTCCGAGCTGACCGCGCGCGACATCATGGTGCAGCGTTCGCAGATGGATATGGTCAATATCGCGGACGTGCCGCAGACCTTCATCCCCTTCATGCAGCATACGGCGCACTCGCGCTTTCCGGTGTACGAAGGCAGCCGCGACAACATCATCGGCATCCTGCTGGCCAAGGACCTGCTGCGCTACTACACCGACGAGCAGTTCGACCTGCGCGAAACGCTGCGCCCGGCGGTGTTCATTCCGGAATCCAAGCGCCTGAACATCCTGCTGCGCGAGTTCCGCAACAACCGCAACCACATTGCCATCGTCGTCGATGAATACGGCGGCGTGGCGGGCCTGGTCACGATCGAGGACGTGCTGGAACAGATCGTCGGCGACATCGAGGACGAGTTCGATCTCGACGAAGACCAGGACAACATCCTGCCGCTGCCCGACGGTGGCTGGCGCGTGCATGGCCTGACCGAGATCTCGCAGTTCAACGAGGTATTCGGCACGGCATTCTCCGACCATGACGTCGATACCGTGGGCGGGCTGCTGTCGAACCATCTCGGCCATGTGCCGCACCGCGGCGAGATCATCACCCTGCCGCCGGTCCGCTTCGAAGTGCTGCGCGCCGACGCGCGCCAGGTCCACCTGCTGCTCGTGCACCGCGAGTCGCCCGCGAACCACCTGGCCGACGCATGA
- a CDS encoding serine/threonine protein kinase: MSAPHASGDNGIPFAGLTPELILDAIESAGMRPDGRLLALNSYENRVWQVGIEDAAPVVAKFYRPGRWTDAAILEEHAFVQQLADAEIPAVPALAGPGGSTLQYHADFRFAVFARCGGREPALDRADTLTWLGRFIGRIHAMGATNAYQARPVLNAQTFGVAPRDWLLAHDCIPADLREPWRAIVDLALDGVRRCYDRAGDVRLLRVHGDCHRGNVLWIDGDGDGGARATGLAAAGPHFVDFDDSRMAPAVQDLWMLLEGDRAAMQDQLADIVAGYEDFAEFAPRELWLVEALRTLRLLHYSAWLASRWQDPAFPAAFPWFGTGRYWQDRILELREQVALMEEAPLWGA, translated from the coding sequence ATGAGCGCCCCGCACGCATCCGGCGACAACGGCATCCCGTTCGCGGGGCTGACGCCCGAACTGATCCTCGATGCGATCGAGTCGGCGGGCATGCGCCCCGATGGCCGGCTGCTGGCGCTCAACAGCTACGAGAACCGGGTCTGGCAGGTCGGCATCGAGGATGCCGCGCCCGTGGTGGCCAAGTTCTACCGGCCTGGCCGCTGGACCGACGCCGCCATCCTCGAGGAGCACGCCTTCGTGCAGCAGCTTGCCGACGCCGAGATCCCTGCGGTGCCGGCACTGGCCGGGCCTGGCGGCAGCACGCTGCAATACCACGCGGACTTCCGCTTCGCCGTGTTCGCCCGTTGCGGCGGGCGCGAACCGGCGCTTGACCGCGCCGACACGCTGACCTGGCTCGGCCGCTTCATCGGCCGCATCCACGCCATGGGCGCGACGAACGCCTACCAGGCGCGCCCGGTGCTGAACGCGCAGACGTTCGGCGTGGCCCCGCGCGACTGGCTGCTCGCGCACGACTGCATTCCCGCCGATCTGCGCGAACCCTGGCGGGCGATCGTGGACCTGGCGCTGGACGGCGTGCGCCGCTGCTATGACCGCGCCGGCGATGTGCGCCTGCTGCGCGTGCATGGCGACTGCCATCGCGGCAACGTGCTGTGGATCGACGGCGACGGCGACGGCGGCGCCCGGGCCACGGGCCTGGCCGCCGCGGGTCCGCATTTCGTGGATTTCGACGACAGCCGCATGGCCCCGGCCGTGCAGGACCTGTGGATGCTGCTTGAAGGCGACCGTGCCGCCATGCAGGACCAGCTCGCCGATATCGTCGCGGGCTACGAAGATTTTGCCGAGTTCGCGCCGCGCGAACTCTGGCTCGTGGAAGCGCTGCGCACGCTGCGGCTGCTCCACTACAGCGCCTGGCTGGCCAGCCGCTGGCAAGATCCCGCTTTTCCGGCCGCGTTCCCGTGGTTCGGCACGGGGCGCTACTGGCAGGACCGCATCCTGGAATTGCGCGAGCAGGTCGCGCTGATGGAAGAAGCGCCCCTGTGGGGCGCCTGA